The Sphingomonas sp. So64.6b genome includes a region encoding these proteins:
- a CDS encoding transposase — protein sequence MARLSRLVVPGLAHHVTQRGNGRQATFFEDGDYALYLDLFAQAAERANVEVWGYCLMPNHVHAIVVPSDEDGLRRTFGDLHRRYTGFINARARRTGHLWQGRFGSVAMDDAHVAHALRYVSLNPVRARNYGDTCNNPFVRRCVSLA from the coding sequence ATGGCCCGTCTGTCCCGCTTGGTAGTCCCCGGTCTCGCGCATCACGTGACGCAGCGCGGCAATGGTCGTCAGGCGACGTTCTTCGAGGATGGCGACTACGCGCTGTATCTCGACCTGTTCGCGCAAGCCGCTGAGCGCGCGAATGTCGAGGTGTGGGGCTATTGCCTGATGCCCAATCACGTCCACGCAATCGTCGTGCCCTCGGATGAGGACGGGCTCAGGCGCACCTTCGGCGACCTGCATCGGCGCTATACCGGCTTCATCAATGCGCGCGCGCGACGGACCGGGCATTTGTGGCAGGGGCGGTTCGGGTCGGTGGCGATGGACGACGCGCATGTGGCGCATGCCCTGCGCTATGTGAGTCTCAATCCGGTGCGAGCGCGGAATTACGGTGACACGTGCAATAACCCCTTTGTTCGGCGCTGCGTGTCGCTAGCCTGA
- a CDS encoding transposase, protein MARLSRLVVPGLAHHVTQRGNGRQATFFEDGDYALYLDLFAEAAVRANVEVWGYCLMPNHVHAIVVPSDEDGLRRTFGDLHRRYTGFINARARRTGHLWQGRLGSVAMDDADVAYVLRYVSLNPVRARLVAEGLLHVSPYSSSEINTSRFTPGFNQSGQVGRAPPPPPRAYDLCTQQLAC, encoded by the coding sequence ATGGCTCGCCTGTCCCGCCTCGTCGTCCCCGGTCTCGCACATCATGTGACGCAGCGCGGCAATGGCCGTCAGGCGACGTTCTTCGAGGACGGCGACTACGCGCTGTACCTCGACCTGTTCGCCGAAGCCGCCGTGCGCGCGAATGTCGAGGTGTGGGGCTATTGCCTGATGCCCAATCACGTCCATGCGATCGTCGTGCCCTCGGATGAGGATGGGCTGAGGCGGACCTTTGGCGATCTGCACCGGCGCTATACCGGCTTCATCAATGCGCGCGCGCGACGGACCGGACATTTGTGGCAGGGTCGGTTGGGATCGGTAGCGATGGACGACGCAGATGTGGCGTATGTCTTGCGCTATGTGAGCCTCAATCCGGTGCGAGCGCGGCTGGTCGCAGAGGGGTTATTGCACGTGTCGCCGTATTCGAGCTCAGAAATTAATACCTCCAGATTTACTCCTGGATTTAATCAGTCGGGGCAGGTCGGTCGTGCCCCACCCCCGCCGCCTCGCGCATATGACCTGTGCACCCAGCAGTTGGCTTGTTGA